From the Bacteroidota bacterium genome, the window GGCGTAATCCGATTGTGGTTCCGCCCGATTCAACTCCTGTTGTTAGTCTCCGTGTTGCCCGCGGCAGTGTCGGAATTGCAAGCGTGCAGTTGCGCTACAGTCTCAACAATGACGCGTTCGTGAATGTGCCCATGACATTCACTGCGTCCGATACAACATACAGGGCATCCATTCCGCAGCAAGTGGCCGACACATTCGTGAAGTACTACATTAATGTTATGGACTCGGCGGGCAACAATGTGAAGTTGGCAAGTTCCGCCTTCGATGGAAGCCAGTCCGATACGGTCCGCGGTTTCTTCTTCTACAACGTGCTCAACAGACCGCTCACCATTCGCGACGTGCAGCAAACCCCGTTCCTCAATGGCAGAAGCGGATACATTGGAGCCCGCGTGACACTGCGCGGTGTGGTTACAGCCGATACGGCAAGTCTTGTGCTGCCTCCGACCAGATTCCGCGGAACGAACGTGTGGTACATGCAAACCGGCAACCAGCCGTGGTCGGGAATTTGGCTGCACAACGATTCGCTTTCTCTTGAACTGCAGGCCCTGAGAAACGGTGACAGTATCAGCGTCACCGGAACAGTTGCCGAGGATTTTGACGTCACACGGTTGCAGGCTTTGACACCGCCGACGATTCATACGTCAGGTAATCCGGTTCCCGCTCCGATTGTGCTGACAACGAATACCTTTGGCGCAGGCGTTGGAAACGGAACGCCTTCGGCTGAACAGTGGGAGGGAATGCTGGTGCAGTTCAACAACGTGGTTCTGTCGGATACCATGCCGACATTCCAGGAGATTTATGAATTCGGTGTGAACGACGGTTCCGGACAGGTTATTCTGCGTCGGGACGGCAGGCATCACTTTACAACAACAAGTCTCGATCCGACACCCGGACTTGTACAGATTCCGCCCGGCTCGCAGATTTCGTTCCTGCGCGGCATCGTGTATTATTCCGGTAATGCGTACAAGGTTGTGCCTCGTGCCAACTCCGATTTCGGAACAATCACCGGAGTCTCGCTGACATATACACCGGCCATCCCGACGGAGTTCGGCCTGAAGCAGAATTATCCGAATCCCTTTAACCCTTCAACTACCATTGAGTTCAGTCTGCCCAAGAGCGAGTTTGTCACGGTAAAAGTGTACAACACGCTCGGACAAGAGGTGGAGACTCTGGTCAGCGGAGTACAGGAGGCGGGTACATATACGGCACGTTTCGACGCGTCGCGATTGACGTCGGGCGTGTACTTCTATCGGTTGCAAGCC encodes:
- a CDS encoding T9SS type A sorting domain-containing protein, whose protein sequence is MAGSFNANPSAQYPLVTIRQIQEVSLDSLRLLDTLQRTQTLRWTLQRSPYYQDTVRVRGVCVVPAKVIGFTASGFNMLIADTANPNEWGGLFVRPNLSTGSPDTTLAIQWGILNVEPGDYVELTGYIDEFPAGDPVSATQIVPLYSEPLTILGSAPVPPHANKLTSDFYKGIFPSGGPNGIQFSTGEPMEFMRVTLRNLQVVSTLNATNGTFNMVDQSGNAISTMDASKWFTTRAHRDPTSTYALPPAGAVVDSIKGYIMTNSGQEAPRGYRIAPVYPGDIAYGAVVLPVLSTHRRNPIVVPPDSTPVVSLRVARGSVGIASVQLRYSLNNDAFVNVPMTFTASDTTYRASIPQQVADTFVKYYINVMDSAGNNVKLASSAFDGSQSDTVRGFFFYNVLNRPLTIRDVQQTPFLNGRSGYIGARVTLRGVVTADTASLVLPPTRFRGTNVWYMQTGNQPWSGIWLHNDSLSLELQALRNGDSISVTGTVAEDFDVTRLQALTPPTIHTSGNPVPAPIVLTTNTFGAGVGNGTPSAEQWEGMLVQFNNVVLSDTMPTFQEIYEFGVNDGSGQVILRRDGRHHFTTTSLDPTPGLVQIPPGSQISFLRGIVYYSGNAYKVVPRANSDFGTITGVSLTYTPAIPTEFGLKQNYPNPFNPSTTIEFSLPKSEFVTVKVYNTLGQEVETLVSGVQEAGTYTARFDASRLTSGVYFYRLQAGQFSQTKKMILVK